GCACGGTGCAAGGCATCCACATACATGCGATTGTAGCGTTTGTATTCTGTCTCTAAGGCTACTTTTTCTTTGGGCATTTTTGCTATTTTTTGCTTTACGAGCTCAATTTCATTGGCAAGGTTTTTAATCACCCCTTTTTGCGTGGAAATTTCCCCTCGATTGCTTTCAAGTTTTACTTTGCGCCAGACATAATCTGTTTGTGCACCCAGAAATATCTCTTCGTAAGCGATTTTTGGTATGTTAATTTTTTTGACAAAACCCTTATAGAGTCGGTAGATATCACCCACGTACTCGTAAAATGAAATCAGCTCGTTGTTAACAAATTTTGGATCTAAATCAAGCAGATTATGGTAAGCAGTGGTCAGAAACCGTCGCATCCGAATGTAATCAAGCCGCTCGTATTCTTCAAAATCATACTCATACTCTTCTAAATCAACAATCATTGAGGAAAAATAGTGAAAAATTGCTTCATCTATTGAAAAATCCAACATAATTGGAGCATAAATATCATTTTCTCGAGTAGGGACTGTTTTCTGCGTGGGTTCACTTTTAATATTTACTTCTTGAGGCTCATGCTGCGTGTCTTTCAAAAATTTTACATAATAAGGAACTCCGCCATCTAAACCAAAATCAACAGGGTCACCTTTGCGTGGATCATTTGCAAATTCAATGCAATCCATCAAAGAAAAGGAATGGCGAGTGCCATCCCTTGCTTCTAGTACACCTTCTTCACTAAAGGTGTCATAACTGAGCACTTTGCCCTTCATGGAACAATCTTAGCGTGCATAATGAACTGCGCGAACCTCGCGAATGACATGCACTTTAATTTCGCCTGGATACTGGACTTTTTCTTCAATTTCTTGAGAAATTTCTTTAGCAAGCAATACCGCTTCGTCATCATTCACAAGTTTTGCATTGGCGATGACACGAATTTCGCGCCCTGCATTAATGGCATAAGCTTGCTTGATACCTTCTTTAGATTTAGCAATCTCTTCAATATCTTGCACCCGTTTCAAAAAGCTCTCTAGTACTTCGCGTCTAGCCCCAGGGCGTGCTGCTGAGAGAGTATCGGCCGCACAAACAGCCGCAGACTCTACGGAGGTTGCCTCTTCGTGCCCGTGGTGAGCATAAATGGCATTAATTACCACTGGGTGCTCCTTATAGCGCTTGCACACTTCTGCCCCTAAATCCACATGGCTTCCAGCAAATTCATGAGTAAGTGACTTGCCAATATCATGCAAAATACCCGCGCGCTTGGCCAATTTTTCGTCCCCACCTGTCTCAGCTGCAATAATGCCTGCAAGGTGTGCCACCTCCAAGGAGTGCCCAAGGGCATTTTGACCATAACTAGCACGGTACTTTAGCCGACCGATAAGCTTTACAAGCTCTGGGTGAACCTTGGTTAGACCTAAGTCGATGATGATATTTTCACCCTCTTCAATCACCGTTTGCTCAAACTCTTCTTGTACTTTTTCATAAATGCCTTCAATACGTGCGGGCTGAATGCGGCCATCTTCTACTAGCAACTGAATTACTTTTGTTGCAATAGCACGACGGTAGAGGTTAAAACTACTCAAAATAATAGCGCCAGGCGTATCGTCGATAATAATGTCTACTCCTAACAGCATTTCAAGGGTTTTGATATTGCGCCCTTCTTTGCCTATGATACGGCCCTTGAGTTCATCATCTTTAATGTTGACCACATTAATCAATCGCTCTGCTGCAAAATCGCCTGCGTAGCGCGAGGTGGCTTGGGCAAGGATGTAGTTTACTCGTCGCTTTGCATCTTGCTTGGCTTCTTCTTCCAAGCGACGCACCGTGTGAGCAATATCTGCACGGGATTTTTCTTCTACTTTTTTAAGCACAACTTCTTTGGCTTCTGCCTCAGTAAGACCCGCGGAACGTTCTAAGATACTTAAGGCTTCTTTGACTTTTTCTTGATAATCTTGCTTAAGACTTGTCCCCTCTTCCATCAGTTGCTCTGCTTCTTTTTTAAGTTTAGCAACTTCGGCTTTTTCTGTTCCTGCTTTTTTCAAATCTTCTTTAACTTGAAGTTCACGCTTTTCAAGGTCGGTCATCTTCAGCATGTGCTCTTTAGTGAGTTGGGAAAGCTTTTCATCAAAACGCTTCTTTGCCCCAATTTCTGCTTCTTGAACCTTAATGTTGGCGTTTTTTAGCACCAACTCTGCCTCGTACTCAATCGCTTTAGCTTTGGCTTTGGCCTGCTCTAGAAATATATTGTAATTGGCGTCATTGATCTTTTTTGCAACAAAATACCCTGCTGCACCGCTAAATAGCGCGGCACCTCCTGCGATTGAAAACTCTAAAATCATTGAATCCTCTTCGTTTTATAAAATGGTTTGGGGTAATATAAAAATCTGCTTGAACATCGTGAGCATCTCCCACGTGTTGTGTGGTAAAACAGTCTGCCCCTTGTACAAAAATAACAATGGGGTGACATTTTAAGGATGAAAAAAATCTATCATACATCCCTTTGCCGTGACCAATCCGCCGTAATGCCCCGTCAACCCCGACAACTGGGACAATAGCAATATCAATCTTGGAAAAAATCATCTGAGAGTTTTGTGGCTCTAAAACAGAAAATCTTTTCTTTTTTATAGGCAGTCTGAATTTTACCACTTTGAAACTGACACCTTCCATAAATGGCACCAAAAGCCTATTATCAGGGCGCAATGAGCGCATTAGCTTCGTAATATTAACTTCGTGCTTTAGCGGAAGATAACACAAGATTGTCTTCCCTTTCACATCTTTAAGAAGTAAGGCAAGTTTTGTTAAAACCGCATGGTCTTGGCGCAGTTTATTGCGCAAGGCATGGTGTTTTAATTTCTGTAAACAACGGGCACGAAACTCTTCTTTGCTTTCCATGCCAGCTCCCTCTTCTCTTGTCAATTTAAGGCACTTTTTCCTATAATCCGTCTTTCACACGCCTTTACATGTAAAGGAACAATTGTAGCACAAGGAAAACTAAAATGCAGATGAAATCTCTCGCCCTCTTGCTTGCCTCGACACTTTTTTTTGCAGGATGTGGTGAAACAGAAACCACGTTTAAGGATGAAATTGTTATTAAAAATGAAAAAGAGCCTTTGGCACTTATTGATACTTTGGGTAACACCATAGGCATCACAAAGACAACCCAAGGAATCACTTTTGCAGGGCACGAAGGGAAAGTTGTCTTGCTGAACTTTTTTGCCACATGGTGCCCTCCATGTAAGGCCGAAATCCCTCATTTAAACGCACTTCAAGCAACCCATGGGGATGCTTTGTCTATCATTAGTGTTGCCCTTGAAGAAAAAACCGTTGAAGAACTTAAAAGCTTTATGGAGTATTACACCGTTAACTATACTGTCACCCAAGGGGAGCCAAACTATGAATTGGCAAAAGAAGTAGGAGGCGTTTCAACCATCCCTTACATGATTCTATATGACAAAAACGGTCATTACGCCACCCATTATGTAGGCGCCGTTCCTGAAGAGATGATTGATGCTGACATCAAAAAGGCTCTTGGAATATGATTGGTTTTTTAAAAAAAGGGCTCAGTAAAACCCTCGAGGCCATCAAGTCTGTTGCCCCCAAACCCCAAGAAAAAATCAGCAAAGCCCTCTTGGAAGAGATTTTACTTGAAGCAGATGTAACCTACGAACTCGTGGAGGAGATTATCTACTACCTCCCTCCTCAAGAACAAGTCAAGCGCGAGGATGTCAAACGGGTTTTAAGTACCTATTTTATCTACGATACCCCTGCACCAAAAAAAGAGAAACCCTTTGTGGAACTTATTCTTGGCGTCAATGGAGCAGGCAAAACCACAACCATCGGCAAACTCGCTTACATGTACAAACGCGAGGGACTTGGGGTGATGCTAGGTGCGGGAGATACCTTTCGTGCCGCCGCCATCGAACAACTAAGGCGCTGGAGCGAGCGCATTGATGTGCCCATAGTCTACACCCAGCAAGGGCATGATCCTTCCGCTGTGGCTTTTGATGCTATTAGTTCAGCCAGAGCCAGAGGTATTGATCGGGTCATCATCGACACCGCAGGGCGCTTACAAAACCAAGTCAACCTTGTCAGTGAGCTTCAAAAAATCACCCGCATTTGCAACAAAGCCCACGAAGGCGCCCCTCACCGCAAACTGCTCATTTTGGACGGCACTCAAGGGAACAGTGCCATTGCCCAAGCTAAAGCTTTCCATGAACTCATTGGCGTGGATGGAATCATCATTACCAAACTTGATGGAACTGCCAAAGGCGGAGCCCTTTTTGGCGTAGCACGCGCTTTGGAACTCCCTATTTTGTATGTTGGCGTGGGCGAGAGCGAAGAAGATCTCATTCCTTTTGAAGCAGAGGCCTTTGTGGATGGCTTGCTTGAGGGAATTTTCATCAATGAGTCTTCTCAAAATGGCTAAAAAAAAGAGCCTCTTTGAGTGCCAAGCTTGTGGTTTTCAAAACGCAAAATGGCTTGGAAAATGCCCAAATTGTGGCGCATGGGATGAGTTTTTAGAACTTAGCGAAACCCAAATTGCCACCCTTAAAGAAACCTCTACTCCCCTAAAATCCTCCAGTGGCGCTATTCCCATCACGGATGTGGAAATCGAAACCATTGAACGGTTTAGCTCAGGAGACAAGGAGTTGGACTTGGTACTGGGCGGGGGCATCGTGCCAGGAAGCTTGACCCTTATCGGCGGAAGCCCAGGAGTAGGAAAGTCTACCTTATTACTCAAAATCGGTGGCAATCTTGCCAGTAGTGGAAAGCGGGTTTTGTATGTCAGTGGTGAAGAGTCTTCTGGGCAGATTAAACTACGCTCAGACCGCCTTGGCAGCACCCATGCTTCTTTATTTTTGCTTCCTGAAATTCGCCTTGAAGCCATCATAAACGAACTCCAAACTACCCCTTTTGATGCGTTGATTGTGGATTCCATCCAAACCCTTTACAGTGAAAAACTCACCGCAGCCCCTGGCAGTGTGTCGCAAGTGCGTGAAATTACCTTTGAACTAATGCGTTATGGCAAAGAACACAACCTTGCTATTTTTATCATCGGGCATATCACTAAGGAAGGTTCCATTGCGGGGCCTCGCATCTTGGAACACATGGTAGATACGGTGCTTTATTTTGAAGGAGACAATAACCGCGAGCTTCGCTTGCTTCGAGGGTTTAAAAACCGTTTTGGCTCCACCAGTGAAGTGGGGATTTTTGAAATGACCAAAACAGGGCTCATGAGCGCCACAGACATTTCAAAGAAATTTTTTACCCGTGGCACGCCTCAGGCGGGTTCGGCCATTACGGTAATCATGGAAGGAAGTCGGCCTATCGTCCTAGAAGTGCAAGCGCTTGTAAGCGAGAGTAGTTACCCTAACCCCAAACGCAGTTCCACAGGTTATGAGCTTAATCGCCTTACGATGCTTTTAGCACTTTTGGAACGCAAACTCGACCTTCCGTTTAACCAATACGATGTTTTTATTAACATTGCTGGAGGCATTAAAGTCGGGGAAACCGCAGCAGATTTGGCGATTATCGCGGCAATTATTAGCAGTTTTCGCAACCGTCCCATCAGCAAAGACACTATCTTTTTAGGGGAGGTGAGTTTAATCGGGGATGTGCGCGATGTGTTCCATCTGGATGCACGCCTCAAGGAAGCGAAAACACAGCACTTTTCCAAGGCACTTGTCCCCTCCAAGCCCCTTGAAACTCCAAGTGGGGTGAAATGTTTTGTGGTGGATGAAGTTTCCAAGGTGATCGAATGGATGTAGTTTTGGCTTTTTTAGGGGATTTACCCTAAAGACAATCCTATTTTTAGCGATATACACAAAACTTCTTGCGCAAACTAATTTAAGTAAGAAGCTTACCAAAAGGACAACATAATGGCAGAAGAAAAAACTGAAGGCACAGAAAAAAAATCTGGCGGCAACATGGTGCTCATTATTATTGTAGCACTATTGGTGCTTTTACTAGCTGGTGGTGGCTTGGCTGCGTATTTATTGCTAGGTTCGGGCGATTCTCCTCAGCCTCAAACACAGCAAGCACAATCAGCAGGTGGCGGTTCAAGCGCAAGTGCGACACGCTCAACCAACTTGCTCTCCATTGGACCGGTTTACCCCATGGATGCATTCATTGTAAACTTGCTTAGCGAGAGCGGAAGCCGTTATTTGAAAGTCTCTTTAGATATCGAGCTTAGCAGCAGTAAACTGGCTGCAGAGATGGATGCTAAACGCTCTGTGGTACGCGACATCATCATTCGCACCCTCTCTTCTAAAACCTTTGAAGAAGTGAGCACGTTCAAAGGAAAAGAGCGCCTTAAGGATGAAGTTGTGACACGCATCAACGAAGTCTTGGCCGATGGCCATGTGCGCAATATCTTTTTTACTGACTTTGTCGTACAGTAAAAATGGTCGGTGTGGATATCGTCGCGATTTCTCGTATCGCGGCGTTTTATGAAAAACACGGTGAGAACGCCCTAAAACGTTACTTACACCCCCAAGAGATACAACTGGCCAAAAGCAACGCGACGCGCGCGGGGTTTTGGGCGGCCAAGGAAGCTATCTCCAAGGCTTTGGGGTGTGGCATTGGCCAGATGTGCGGATTTCACGACATCACTCTCTACAAAGACCAAAAAGGCGCGCCTCATTTCACCCTTGCTACGCACCTTTTGGAACACTTTAACATCACCGACCACTCCTTAAGCATTGCCCACGATGGGGGATTTGCCATTGCAGTGGTCTCCATCCAAAGCAACTCACCCACCGCCCACAAAGTGCAATAACTCTACCTTATCGCCCTCACTTAAAGCCGTTGTTTCCCATACCTCTTTTTTGACCACATTCATGTTGATAGCCGCAGCCATCACTTTAGGCTCAATTCCAAGTTCGTGCATGAGTTCTAGCAAGGTTGTAACGTGTGTTTCTTTAGCTTCGCCATTAACGATAATGTTCATCTTTTCCTCACTTTGTAAATCGAATCAT
The window above is part of the Sulfurospirillum tamanense genome. Proteins encoded here:
- the thiS gene encoding sulfur carrier protein ThiS yields the protein MNIIVNGEAKETHVTTLLELMHELGIEPKVMAAAINMNVVKKEVWETTALSEGDKVELLHFVGGG
- a CDS encoding response regulator, which translates into the protein MKGKVLSYDTFSEEGVLEARDGTRHSFSLMDCIEFANDPRKGDPVDFGLDGGVPYYVKFLKDTQHEPQEVNIKSEPTQKTVPTRENDIYAPIMLDFSIDEAIFHYFSSMIVDLEEYEYDFEEYERLDYIRMRRFLTTAYHNLLDLDPKFVNNELISFYEYVGDIYRLYKGFVKKINIPKIAYEEIFLGAQTDYVWRKVKLESNRGEISTQKGVIKNLANEIELVKQKIAKMPKEKVALETEYKRYNRMYVDALHRAASLRDENIFLLRELKAFEEAHYGEFVSQFTHFSRERKEQILRLLDGYSYYFDKKMWDCAESSKSIREFFRKANVQEEFSSKTYLKYYLKGLDELKMSELHRELKTLLAYLESLSQVSVAVVDEDKDAKFRLLKLLRLRNSDVKASAYERIKLFAQRLKQEPFDLVIIDTKITNPSVEKGLELLGEMQSKRSKKCRICLMSTTFSKEELTRYSALGITHFLLKTLPEAELGKRLDELLEGLHVDQLRG
- the ftsY gene encoding signal recognition particle-docking protein FtsY, with the protein product MIGFLKKGLSKTLEAIKSVAPKPQEKISKALLEEILLEADVTYELVEEIIYYLPPQEQVKREDVKRVLSTYFIYDTPAPKKEKPFVELILGVNGAGKTTTIGKLAYMYKREGLGVMLGAGDTFRAAAIEQLRRWSERIDVPIVYTQQGHDPSAVAFDAISSARARGIDRVIIDTAGRLQNQVNLVSELQKITRICNKAHEGAPHRKLLILDGTQGNSAIAQAKAFHELIGVDGIIITKLDGTAKGGALFGVARALELPILYVGVGESEEDLIPFEAEAFVDGLLEGIFINESSQNG
- the rny gene encoding ribonuclease Y translates to MILEFSIAGGAALFSGAAGYFVAKKINDANYNIFLEQAKAKAKAIEYEAELVLKNANIKVQEAEIGAKKRFDEKLSQLTKEHMLKMTDLEKRELQVKEDLKKAGTEKAEVAKLKKEAEQLMEEGTSLKQDYQEKVKEALSILERSAGLTEAEAKEVVLKKVEEKSRADIAHTVRRLEEEAKQDAKRRVNYILAQATSRYAGDFAAERLINVVNIKDDELKGRIIGKEGRNIKTLEMLLGVDIIIDDTPGAIILSSFNLYRRAIATKVIQLLVEDGRIQPARIEGIYEKVQEEFEQTVIEEGENIIIDLGLTKVHPELVKLIGRLKYRASYGQNALGHSLEVAHLAGIIAAETGGDEKLAKRAGILHDIGKSLTHEFAGSHVDLGAEVCKRYKEHPVVINAIYAHHGHEEATSVESAAVCAADTLSAARPGARREVLESFLKRVQDIEEIAKSKEGIKQAYAINAGREIRVIANAKLVNDDEAVLLAKEISQEIEEKVQYPGEIKVHVIREVRAVHYAR
- the fliL gene encoding flagellar basal body-associated protein FliL — translated: MAEEKTEGTEKKSGGNMVLIIIVALLVLLLAGGGLAAYLLLGSGDSPQPQTQQAQSAGGGSSASATRSTNLLSIGPVYPMDAFIVNLLSESGSRYLKVSLDIELSSSKLAAEMDAKRSVVRDIIIRTLSSKTFEEVSTFKGKERLKDEVVTRINEVLADGHVRNIFFTDFVVQ
- a CDS encoding 5-formyltetrahydrofolate cyclo-ligase; the encoded protein is MESKEEFRARCLQKLKHHALRNKLRQDHAVLTKLALLLKDVKGKTILCYLPLKHEVNITKLMRSLRPDNRLLVPFMEGVSFKVVKFRLPIKKKRFSVLEPQNSQMIFSKIDIAIVPVVGVDGALRRIGHGKGMYDRFFSSLKCHPIVIFVQGADCFTTQHVGDAHDVQADFYITPNHFIKRRGFNDFRVFNRRRCRAI
- the radA gene encoding DNA repair protein RadA, with the protein product MAKKKSLFECQACGFQNAKWLGKCPNCGAWDEFLELSETQIATLKETSTPLKSSSGAIPITDVEIETIERFSSGDKELDLVLGGGIVPGSLTLIGGSPGVGKSTLLLKIGGNLASSGKRVLYVSGEESSGQIKLRSDRLGSTHASLFLLPEIRLEAIINELQTTPFDALIVDSIQTLYSEKLTAAPGSVSQVREITFELMRYGKEHNLAIFIIGHITKEGSIAGPRILEHMVDTVLYFEGDNNRELRLLRGFKNRFGSTSEVGIFEMTKTGLMSATDISKKFFTRGTPQAGSAITVIMEGSRPIVLEVQALVSESSYPNPKRSSTGYELNRLTMLLALLERKLDLPFNQYDVFINIAGGIKVGETAADLAIIAAIISSFRNRPISKDTIFLGEVSLIGDVRDVFHLDARLKEAKTQHFSKALVPSKPLETPSGVKCFVVDEVSKVIEWM
- the acpS gene encoding holo-ACP synthase, whose protein sequence is MVGVDIVAISRIAAFYEKHGENALKRYLHPQEIQLAKSNATRAGFWAAKEAISKALGCGIGQMCGFHDITLYKDQKGAPHFTLATHLLEHFNITDHSLSIAHDGGFAIAVVSIQSNSPTAHKVQ
- a CDS encoding TlpA family protein disulfide reductase, translated to MQMKSLALLLASTLFFAGCGETETTFKDEIVIKNEKEPLALIDTLGNTIGITKTTQGITFAGHEGKVVLLNFFATWCPPCKAEIPHLNALQATHGDALSIISVALEEKTVEELKSFMEYYTVNYTVTQGEPNYELAKEVGGVSTIPYMILYDKNGHYATHYVGAVPEEMIDADIKKALGI